The proteins below come from a single Xiphophorus hellerii strain 12219 chromosome 14, Xiphophorus_hellerii-4.1, whole genome shotgun sequence genomic window:
- the ccnb3 gene encoding G2/mitotic-specific cyclin-B3 yields MPITRGKKAKEAAGKKASKVNAAASENQEEATQVKRSSSPPHGAPKKRTAFIDITNAHKVTISLPGRKRESAKKVEKKTNSASVLSKNQTNLQKSSSVSSEGSPAEKERSDVEEEKKTNEEPQRDDSSPAEEPVDVSPPAAREVPAHIQRQPIPAEFDIDSDNSEDCYMCPEYAKDIFDYLKKREEKFVLSNYMDKQPYLSPDMRTILIDWLVEVQENFELFHETLYLAVKLTDHYLSKVPIHRDMLQLVGSTALLIACKFEERCPPPIEDFLYICDDAYKRRELINMEANILKSLSFDINIPIPYRFLRRYARCVNVGMDTLTLARFFCEMSLMEIDFVLERGSRLASACLLMALVTKNLGGWCPILQFHSGYQVSDLKPVVRKLHSMLQAPSDDNLKTIRNKYSHKVFFEVASLPLVDINVLENALASS; encoded by the exons ATGCCTATCACCAGAGGGAAGAAAGCCAAAGAGGCCGCAGGGAAAAAGGCGTCCAAGGTGAATGCAGCAGCCTCGGAGAACCAG GAAGAGGCCACTCAGGTGAAGCGCTCCTCGTCTCCTCCTCACGGAGCTCCCAAGAAGAGGACTGCCTTCATCGACATCACCAAT GCTCACAAGGTGACCATCAGCCTTCCAGGTAGGAAGAGGGAGTCGGCGAAGAAAGTTGAAAAGAAGACCAACTCTGCCTCGGTGCTGTCAAAGAATCAAACAAACCTacaaaa GTCGTCATCCGTGAGCTCCGAGGGATCGCCGGCCGAGAAAGAAAGGTCCGACgtagaggaggagaagaagaccAACGAGGAGCCGCAGCGGGATGACTCGTCTCCGGCAGAAGAACCTGTAGATGTTTCGCCCCCTGCTGCCCGGGAAGTGCCGGCACACATCCAGAGGCAGCCT ATCCCAGCAGAGTTTGACATCGACTCTGATAACTCTGAAGACTGTTACATGTGTCCTGAGTATGCAAAAGATATCTTCGACTACCTTAAAAAGAGAGAG GAAAAGTTTGTCCTTTCCAACTACATGGACAAGCAGCCCTACCTCAGCCCAGACATGAGGACGATCCTGATCGACTGGCTGGTTGAAGTCCAG GAGAACTTTGAGCTCTTCCACGAGACTCTCTACTTGGCCGTGAAGTTGACAGACCACTACTTGTCAAAAGTCCCCATCCACAGGGACATGTTGCAGCTCGTCGGCTCTACCGCCCTGCTGATCGCCTGCAAATTTGAG GAGCGCTGCCCGCCCCCCATCGAGGATTTCCTCTACATCTGCGACGACGCTTACAAACGGCGCGAGCTCATCAACATGGAAGCCAACATCCTGAAATCGCTGTCGTTCGACATCAACATTCCCATTCCGTATCGGTTCCTCAGACGCTACGCCAGG TGTGTGAATGTCGGCATGGACACGCTGACTCTGGCTCGCTTCTTCTGTGAGATGAGTCTGATGGAGATAGACTTTGTGCTGGAGCGCGGCTCTCGGCTGGCATCGGCCTGCCTGCTGATGGCGCTGGTCACCAAAAACCTGGGAGGATGG TGTCCCATCCTGCAGTTCCACTCCGGCTATCAGGTGTCTGACTTGAAGCCTGTGGTCAGGAAGCTCCACTCTATGCTTCAAGCTCCATCCGACGATAACCTGAAAACCATCCGGAACAAATACTCTCATAA GGTATTTTTTGAAGTCGCTTCTCTTCCTTTGGTTGACATTAATGTCCTGGAGAACGCCTTGGCCTCTTCGTGA